Genomic segment of Phormidium ambiguum IAM M-71:
TTCTCTAAATTGAGTAGAGACGTTTATTAATTGCCATAACATTTGCATCTGTTATTTGAGTTCAAGTAGGGGCGGTTTTTGTTTGTAGATTATCTGTATGAATCAAACAATGTTTACTAAACCCGCCCCTACAAGTGGACTGAAAGCAAATGAATTGTAAGTAATTAGTTCTCCAGGACTTACGCAAATTATGAAAATAAGCACCACTTGTAGGGGCAATCCCCATGTGGTTGCCCCTATATGTAGAGTCTCTGCTTTTTTACCTGAACAATTCTGTAGGTTCAATTATTTGCATCCAGTTCTGATTAATATCTGTGCTGATTCCGTGAGACCAAATATCATCCATCATTACCTGGGAACTATTACCTAAATAATCAATAGTTAATGATGGGATAAATTCCTGATGAGGTGTTACTGAGTCAAGCTCACCTTGACTTAGTAAATTTAAACCTGTATCTACCATAGCTATGTTTTCATTTACTGGCACATTTTCAGTAATAAAATCACCAGTTATGTTATCAATTTGCTCTCCGGTTAAATTATCAACATTGGTATTGGCAACTTGGCTGAAATTAGTCAGAAAATTATTGGAAACTTGAGTTCTTGGCTGAACGATTGAGGAATTAGCAGTTGTAGTTACAATCCTTTCTAGTTGTACAGGTGTGAGATTAGGATTAGCACTTAAAACTAATGCGACTACTCCTGCAATATGAGGCGATGCCATTGAAGTTCCACTCAAAGATCTGTAGCTATTATTCAAAAAAGTAGAGTAAATATTCACCCCTGGAGCATTGAGATAATCTAAAGGTAACTTTCCTGCCAAATCCGAAAAAGTTGCCATTTGATTGTTTCGATTTACTGCACCCACAGCAATACCAAAATGGGTTGCATATCTGGCTGGAAATCCTGGTTGTTGTTGGCTTTGATTTCCTGCCGCAGAAACTACGATCGCTCCTTTTTCTGCTGCATATTTAATAGCTGAAGCTTCTGCTGGAGTGTTAATATCACCACCCAAACTAAGATTAATTACTTTCGCTCCATTATCAGCAGCATAACGAATTCCCGCAGCTACATCTAGTATGGAACCATTACCAGAAGCATCGAGAACTCTTATTGGCATAATTTTGGTATTTGGTGCTACTCCTGTTACACCAAAACCATTATTTTCAGCAGCGATTGTACCTGCAACATGAGTACCATGCCCTTCTAAATCCATTGGATCGTTATCATCATTAACGAAATCCCAACCCCGGATATCATCTATATAATCGTTGCCATCATCATCTTTTTTGTTGCTAGGAATTTCTTTAGGATTAACCCAAATATTTCCGTCTAAATCGCTGTGTTGATAATCGACTCCTGTATCTATGACAGCAACAACAATTCCTTGACCCGTGTAACCTTTACTCCAAGTTTCTGGTACTTTAATTGCATCTAAAGCCCAATTATTTCCGCCTAAATTGGCAACTTCAGAAAAAGGATTTTGCCCTGTGGCTGCTGCGGTTGCGGCGGCGGCATTTACTAAACCAAACCCAGAGGAAATATTATAAGGAATTGGTGAAGATTCTCGTCCTTCGGTAAAACCGATTTTATTGAAATGCTCCCACAGTTGTTTGTTAGTTAAACCTGCTAAATCTGGGTTTTTTTGGCGGTAATAATTAAGGTCTAGATAAGGAGAAAAACTTTTACCTTCGTTGATTCCAGTATTTACCAAATGTTCCAATAATTGTCGATCGCTCAACCCAGCTAATCCAGGGTTGTTTTGCTGATAAAATTTTAGATCGATAAAAGGTGAAAAAATTCTCTTTTGCTCGATTCCCACTGTATTAAAGTGGTTTAATAGTTGAGCATTACTCAAATTAGCCAAATCAGGATTGCTTTGGCGGTAAAATTTAACATCAACAAAATCTGAAAAGTTTGCAATAGCCATACTATCAATCGTTCATTTTATGTGGCACGTCTAAAAATATTTCTGGGTTGAAGTAAACACATCAGGACACAAAAATATTTTTGACGAGAAGTTTTCTAGTTAAGCAAATCAGCTATATTGCTGAATCTAAGAGATAAATGATTCCAGAAAACCTAGCATATATTACCCAAATGTTTAACGGAAACTAACATAGCTTACAAAAAAATTTGAGGTTAATTAATTTACTTGTAATTTTTGACGATCGCTTTCTCAGTAAAAACATTTACTGATTGATTAATTTGCGAATTGATTAAATGT
This window contains:
- a CDS encoding S8 family peptidase; this translates as MAIANFSDFVDVKFYRQSNPDLANLSNAQLLNHFNTVGIEQKRIFSPFIDLKFYQQNNPGLAGLSDRQLLEHLVNTGINEGKSFSPYLDLNYYRQKNPDLAGLTNKQLWEHFNKIGFTEGRESSPIPYNISSGFGLVNAAAATAAATGQNPFSEVANLGGNNWALDAIKVPETWSKGYTGQGIVVAVIDTGVDYQHSDLDGNIWVNPKEIPSNKKDDDGNDYIDDIRGWDFVNDDNDPMDLEGHGTHVAGTIAAENNGFGVTGVAPNTKIMPIRVLDASGNGSILDVAAGIRYAADNGAKVINLSLGGDINTPAEASAIKYAAEKGAIVVSAAGNQSQQQPGFPARYATHFGIAVGAVNRNNQMATFSDLAGKLPLDYLNAPGVNIYSTFLNNSYRSLSGTSMASPHIAGVVALVLSANPNLTPVQLERIVTTTANSSIVQPRTQVSNNFLTNFSQVANTNVDNLTGEQIDNITGDFITENVPVNENIAMVDTGLNLLSQGELDSVTPHQEFIPSLTIDYLGNSSQVMMDDIWSHGISTDINQNWMQIIEPTELFR